Sequence from the Candidatus Krumholzibacteriia bacterium genome:
TCAGCCTCGGCAAGCCCGAGGACCCTTTGTTCTACCCCGATACGGCAGACAACCAGCCGATGTTCGTACTCGCCAAAGGCACGCCCGCGGACGCGCGTTTCACCCGCGCTTTCTGCGGCTTCGAGATCTACGCCCTCGAGGCCGTCTCCCATCGCCAGCTGACGGAGTACCTCCTGGTGCGGCATTTCGGCCTCGGGCAGAGCACACTTCCCTGAGCGCCCTTTCTCCGCACGGGAAGCCCCGCCGCTTGGCCTTGACTTTGCAAGTCAAAGTACTTTATAAATGGGTCCTGAGACCGCGGGCGGCGGCGCGCCGGTCTCGGGAGTTGCCCACGCCGCTGCGGCCGGCCTCGACAAGGAGATCCGTCCATGCGACTTCCCGCCCGTTTCGCCCTGGCCCTCGCACTCTGGCTTTGCGGCTGCTATGACATGAACGACCCCGCTGACCCCGCGGTGCTCCAGGCCGTGGCCCAGGAGGACATGCCCCGGCTCCGTCAGCTCCTCGACGCCGGCACACCGCCCGATGCCCCCGGAGTCCGGGTCGGCTTCACCCCCTTGCAGATCGCGGCGCGACAAGGCTCCCTCGAGACCATCCGCCTCCTGGTTGCCGCCGGTGCCGATCCGAACCTCGCCACGGGCAGGAACGGCTGGACCCCGCTCCTGCACGCCATCCACAAGCACCAGGTGGAGGCGGTGGACGAGCTCCTGCGACAGGGGGCAGCGGTCGACGCCCCGGGCACTTCGGGGCTCACCCCGCTGGTGATGGCGGCTGGCTACGGGCAGACCGACATGGTGGACATGCTGCTCGAGCATGGCGCCGACGTCTGGAAGCCAAAGAGCGGCGGCCCTTTGCTGGCGGCGGTGACTGGGAATTTCGACATCGACGCTATGACCATCGGCTGCTGTCAGACGGAAACGGTACGGGCGCTGCTCGCCCACGAGCCGAGCCTCCGCCAGCAGGCCGGGAACCTGGGGCCTTTGACCAAGCTCTACCTCCACCTGCGCTGCCACGACGTCGTCACGCTGCTCAGCGCTCCCGAGGGCGAGGTC
This genomic interval carries:
- a CDS encoding ankyrin repeat domain-containing protein → MRLPARFALALALWLCGCYDMNDPADPAVLQAVAQEDMPRLRQLLDAGTPPDAPGVRVGFTPLQIAARQGSLETIRLLVAAGADPNLATGRNGWTPLLHAIHKHQVEAVDELLRQGAAVDAPGTSGLTPLVMAAGYGQTDMVDMLLEHGADVWKPKSGGPLLAAVTGNFDIDAMTIGCCQTETVRALLAHEPSLRQQAGNLGPLTKLYLHLRCHDVVTLLSAPEGEVKNPDK